Proteins from a genomic interval of Deinococcus multiflagellatus:
- a CDS encoding ParB/RepB/Spo0J family partition protein, translating into MDVIQPSLFAQPLDTTPQTVALAEIKPGEAKQVIKSVGTVGVLQSVLLRASTDPAFRYEIVEGNRRDYSARHFGLTHVPALITDGSGAQLAAARAIANTARSSNPVQEARAWHAVMQAGVYADVNALAKDFGVPVATVKQRLRLMNLPDELLDGIQDRKIAEGTAEKIANLDEVYRSRALVAYSEVTAAGERFTDAHLKGVRTQRSGDLTRTVLGSLTALPGTQTLLSLPPLDILAEEVRRLARERGVPLSDLVQALGGEVADRPSLDGTPASPALSSPVPVAVTPAPRLPAPPPTGRVRLGAR; encoded by the coding sequence ATGGACGTCATTCAACCCAGCCTGTTCGCCCAGCCCCTCGACACCACACCCCAGACCGTTGCCCTGGCCGAGATCAAACCGGGCGAGGCCAAGCAGGTCATCAAGTCGGTCGGCACGGTCGGCGTGCTGCAGAGCGTACTGCTGCGGGCCAGCACTGATCCGGCCTTCCGGTACGAAATTGTGGAAGGCAACCGGCGCGATTACAGCGCGCGGCATTTCGGTCTAACCCACGTGCCCGCGCTGATCACCGATGGCAGTGGCGCGCAACTGGCTGCTGCCCGCGCAATCGCCAACACGGCCCGGTCCAGCAACCCTGTGCAGGAGGCCCGCGCCTGGCACGCGGTGATGCAGGCCGGTGTTTATGCCGACGTGAATGCCCTGGCCAAGGACTTCGGGGTGCCGGTCGCCACCGTCAAGCAGCGCCTGCGGCTGATGAACTTGCCGGATGAATTGCTGGACGGCATCCAGGACCGCAAGATCGCCGAAGGCACCGCCGAGAAGATTGCCAACCTGGACGAGGTGTACCGCTCCCGCGCCCTGGTGGCCTACAGCGAGGTGACGGCCGCAGGTGAGCGTTTCACCGACGCTCACCTGAAGGGGGTGCGCACCCAACGGTCAGGCGACCTCACCCGAACGGTGCTGGGCAGCTTGACGGCTCTGCCCGGCACCCAGACCCTATTAAGCCTGCCGCCTCTGGACATCCTGGCAGAGGAAGTCCGTCGCCTGGCCCGGGAACGCGGCGTGCCGCTGAGCGATCTGGTGCAGGCGCTAGGTGGAGAAGTGGCGGACCGCCCGTCACTCGACGGCACTCCAGCGTCACCGGCACTCAGCAGTCCAGTGCCTGTTGCGGTCACGCCGGCGCCCCGCCTCCCTGCACCACCCCCCACAGGCCGGGTCCGGCTGGGCGCCCGGTAA
- the ligA gene encoding NAD-dependent DNA ligase LigA has translation MTQTLADRHQQLSAQVAEHNRRYYEEDAPTISDAEYDRLVRELRELEAQHPELSAADSPAQTVGGRPSTLFEKVRHPTAMTSLDNAFSDEELIGFDERVARALNIPVGSQPFTYTCELKIDGLSVNLYYVDGELQWAATRGDGEIGEKVTANVLQIPGIPTQVPNLKGELEVRGEVYMSKAAFLAYNQAAEEEGRPLLKNPRNGAAGALRQKDPEETRRRSLSVILYAFGKHDGVQVKTQFEVLQWLAAQGFPTSIYTQRVVGSAAAAAYHQAMTADRAKLPFDADGTVVKLDDLRLQGEAGFTSRAPKWAIAYKFPADIEQTVVEAITIQTGRTGKLTPVAELRPVQLEGSTVSRATLHNEDFIRGLDLRVGDTVRVHKSGGIIPEVLNVVLEQRPEGSEPYTFPTHCPVCSHEAVRHEGAAGTFCTNPVCPAKATLRVRYFASRDVLDIKGLGERLVEQLVASGLVKDPADLYALTAEQVEHLEMGETTTGAVRRVGRKNADKLVAEIQASKTQELWRFIRALGLPFVGEGTSTRVARVYGSLAELQQATAADLAKIPDVGLQTAESIVSGLADPAMQAFITRLTEAGVTPRPSENVQAGAQLEGLTFVITGSLSQSRDVFKAHLQRYGGRVSGSVTKKTSYLVAGEDGGGKLEKAQELKVPVLDEAGLRALLEEKGAPPVA, from the coding sequence ATGACCCAGACCCTTGCCGATCGTCACCAGCAGCTCAGCGCCCAGGTGGCCGAGCACAACCGCCGCTACTACGAAGAGGACGCCCCCACCATTTCTGATGCCGAGTACGACAGGCTGGTCCGCGAACTGCGCGAACTTGAAGCGCAGCATCCGGAGTTGAGCGCCGCTGACAGCCCAGCCCAGACCGTGGGCGGCCGACCCAGCACCTTGTTCGAGAAGGTGCGGCACCCCACCGCCATGACCAGCCTGGACAATGCGTTCAGTGATGAGGAACTCATCGGCTTCGACGAGCGCGTGGCGCGGGCGCTGAACATCCCCGTCGGCAGTCAGCCGTTTACCTACACCTGCGAGCTGAAGATCGACGGTCTGAGTGTGAACCTGTACTACGTTGATGGCGAGCTGCAATGGGCCGCCACACGGGGCGACGGCGAAATCGGCGAGAAGGTCACGGCGAACGTCTTGCAGATTCCGGGCATTCCCACCCAGGTGCCGAACCTGAAAGGTGAACTGGAGGTGCGCGGCGAGGTCTATATGAGCAAGGCCGCCTTCCTGGCGTACAACCAGGCCGCGGAGGAAGAAGGCCGCCCCCTGCTGAAGAATCCCCGCAACGGGGCCGCCGGGGCCCTCCGCCAGAAGGACCCGGAGGAAACCAGGCGCAGGAGCCTCAGTGTCATCCTCTATGCCTTTGGCAAGCATGATGGGGTCCAGGTCAAGACTCAATTTGAGGTGCTCCAATGGCTGGCAGCTCAAGGTTTTCCGACCAGCATCTACACCCAGCGCGTGGTGGGCAGTGCGGCGGCCGCCGCCTACCACCAGGCGATGACAGCGGACCGGGCGAAGCTGCCTTTTGACGCCGACGGCACCGTGGTCAAGCTGGATGACCTGCGCCTGCAAGGCGAAGCGGGCTTCACCAGCCGGGCACCAAAATGGGCGATTGCCTACAAGTTCCCTGCCGACATCGAACAAACCGTGGTCGAAGCCATCACCATCCAGACGGGCCGCACAGGCAAGCTGACGCCGGTCGCCGAACTCCGTCCGGTGCAGCTGGAAGGCAGCACGGTGAGCCGCGCGACGCTGCACAACGAGGATTTCATTCGTGGACTGGACCTGCGGGTAGGCGACACCGTGCGGGTGCACAAGTCTGGCGGCATCATTCCGGAAGTGCTGAACGTGGTGCTGGAACAGCGCCCAGAGGGCAGCGAGCCGTATACCTTTCCGACCCACTGCCCCGTGTGCAGTCATGAGGCGGTGCGGCATGAAGGCGCGGCTGGGACGTTCTGCACGAATCCGGTCTGCCCAGCGAAAGCCACTCTCCGCGTCCGGTATTTCGCCTCGCGTGACGTGCTGGATATCAAAGGCCTGGGTGAGCGTCTGGTCGAGCAACTGGTGGCCAGTGGCCTGGTGAAGGACCCTGCCGACCTGTATGCCCTCACTGCAGAACAGGTCGAGCATCTTGAAATGGGGGAGACCACCACCGGCGCCGTCCGCCGGGTGGGCCGCAAGAACGCCGACAAGCTGGTCGCTGAGATTCAGGCCAGCAAGACCCAGGAGCTCTGGCGCTTCATCCGTGCCCTGGGCCTGCCCTTTGTGGGGGAAGGCACGAGTACCCGGGTCGCGCGGGTCTACGGCTCACTCGCAGAACTGCAGCAGGCGACAGCCGCCGACCTGGCCAAAATCCCGGATGTCGGGCTTCAAACGGCCGAGAGCATCGTCTCCGGCTTGGCCGACCCCGCCATGCAGGCCTTCATCACTCGCTTGACAGAAGCCGGGGTCACGCCGCGTCCCAGTGAAAACGTCCAGGCTGGGGCGCAACTCGAAGGCCTCACCTTCGTCATTACTGGGAGCCTGTCGCAGTCGCGCGATGTGTTCAAGGCCCACCTCCAACGGTACGGGGGTCGGGTCTCCGGCAGCGTGACCAAGAAGACCAGCTACCTGGTCGCTGGAGAAGATGGGGGCGGCAAGCTGGAGAAAGCTCAGGAACTCAAAGTGCCGGTCCTGGACGAGGCGGGCCTGCGAGCGCTGCTGGAAGAAAAGGGCGCGCCGCCCGTCGCCTGA